In Pedobacter sp. WC2423, the following are encoded in one genomic region:
- a CDS encoding ribose-phosphate pyrophosphokinase, with product MPLQFNPVKLFAGTGTKALAHKIAESYGKPLGNVTLSRFSDGEFQPSYDETVRGCDVFLIQSTYQPSDNLMELLLMIDAAKRASAHYITAVVPYYGLARQDRKDKPRVAIGAKLVANLLKSAGIHRIMTMDLHAAQIQGFFDIPVDHLDGSVIFVPYIKSLGLENLTIASPDMGGSYRARTFAKFFNAEVVICDKRRKRANEIESMSIIGDVTGMDIVLIDDICDTAGTLAKAAALIMEKGAKSVRAVCTHPVLSGKAYETVENSMLTELIVTDTIPLKQESPKIRVLSTASLFAKAIANVNEHGSISDLFRV from the coding sequence ATGCCCTTGCAATTTAATCCCGTTAAACTTTTCGCCGGAACCGGTACAAAAGCATTAGCACACAAAATTGCCGAAAGTTACGGCAAACCACTCGGTAATGTAACCTTAAGCAGGTTTAGCGATGGTGAGTTTCAGCCTTCTTATGATGAAACTGTAAGAGGATGTGATGTATTCCTGATCCAGTCTACCTACCAGCCTTCTGATAATTTAATGGAACTTTTGTTGATGATTGATGCCGCAAAGAGAGCTTCTGCGCATTATATCACTGCTGTTGTTCCTTATTATGGTTTGGCCAGACAGGACAGAAAAGATAAGCCAAGAGTTGCTATTGGCGCAAAGTTAGTGGCTAATTTGTTGAAATCTGCTGGTATACACCGTATTATGACGATGGACCTGCATGCAGCACAGATACAAGGCTTCTTCGATATTCCTGTAGATCACCTGGATGGTTCGGTAATCTTTGTTCCTTATATCAAAAGTTTAGGCCTGGAAAATCTGACTATTGCTTCTCCGGATATGGGTGGATCATACAGAGCGCGTACTTTTGCAAAATTCTTTAACGCAGAGGTTGTTATTTGTGATAAACGACGTAAACGTGCCAATGAAATTGAGTCTATGTCAATCATTGGGGATGTAACAGGGATGGATATTGTTTTAATTGACGATATTTGCGATACTGCAGGAACATTGGCTAAAGCTGCGGCTTTAATCATGGAAAAAGGTGCAAAAAGTGTAAGAGCAGTTTGTACACACCCGGTATTATCTGGTAAAGCTTATGAGACTGTAGAGAACTCTATGCTTACCGAACTGATTGTAACGGATACTATTCCTTTAAAGCAGGAAAGTCCAAAAATAAGAGTACTGAGTACGGCCAGTTTATTTGCGAAGGCAATTGCCAATGTAAATGAACATGGATCAATCAGTGATCTGTTTAGAGTTTAA
- a CDS encoding response regulator produces MEKINILIVDDRPENIIALEALLERHDVNLVSTTLPNEALRLAWEMDIAIALVDVQMPEMDGFELVEILKSNPRTKDILVIFVTAISTDAKYAVKGLNAGAVDYLYKPLNPYVTSAKVDSFLQFVRTQRDIIKKNKELEAYQKELIKAKELAEQGKKIKENFLANMSHEIRTPINGIIGLANLLEKTTLTPEQNEMISLLQISSNSLLGVINDILDLSKIDAGMFKINRSGTDLVEVCHAVINLLSIRAKEKDLELITSFDPDLPKNVSADSLRLNQILMNLIGNAIKFTNKGSVTLKVEILNRKGNNLQIKFSVTDTGIGIPTDKIEKIFETFEQAEESTTMNFGGTGLGLSIVKNLARLKGGVLTVDSCEGQGSTFCFVNWYEVLQDVPEPKEKHLDKLLPFTNVRILVAEDNPINKFLIIKIMKDWEVIADFAENGQEVLDKLRDNNYDLILMDTFMPVMSGLEATKLIRNDYIPGKKDIPIITFSAAVMENDKKAAIDAGANDVLSKPFELRLLHEKITHFVDKKALML; encoded by the coding sequence ATGGAAAAGATTAATATTCTTATTGTCGATGACAGACCCGAGAACATAATAGCGTTGGAAGCCTTGCTGGAAAGACATGATGTAAATCTGGTTTCTACTACCCTGCCTAACGAAGCCTTAAGACTTGCCTGGGAGATGGATATAGCCATTGCGTTAGTGGATGTACAGATGCCTGAGATGGATGGCTTTGAACTGGTAGAAATCCTGAAAAGTAATCCCAGAACAAAAGATATCCTTGTTATTTTTGTTACCGCTATTTCAACGGATGCCAAATATGCGGTAAAAGGACTGAATGCAGGAGCAGTCGATTACCTGTATAAACCATTGAACCCTTATGTGACCTCTGCGAAAGTGGATTCCTTTTTACAATTTGTAAGAACACAAAGAGATATTATTAAAAAGAATAAAGAGCTTGAAGCTTATCAGAAAGAGCTGATTAAAGCAAAAGAACTCGCTGAACAGGGAAAAAAAATAAAAGAGAATTTCCTGGCCAATATGAGCCATGAAATCCGTACCCCTATCAATGGTATTATCGGTCTGGCCAATTTACTGGAAAAGACAACACTTACTCCTGAGCAGAACGAGATGATTTCGCTGCTGCAAATCTCTTCTAATTCGCTGTTAGGTGTTATTAATGATATTCTTGATTTATCGAAGATTGATGCGGGAATGTTCAAGATTAACCGCTCCGGGACCGACCTGGTAGAAGTTTGCCATGCGGTAATCAATCTTTTAAGTATAAGGGCGAAAGAAAAAGATCTGGAACTGATTACTTCCTTCGATCCGGATCTGCCTAAAAACGTATCTGCCGACTCTTTAAGGTTGAATCAGATCCTGATGAACCTGATTGGCAATGCGATTAAATTCACCAATAAAGGTAGCGTTACGCTGAAAGTAGAAATACTGAACCGCAAAGGAAATAACCTGCAAATCAAGTTCTCTGTAACCGATACAGGAATTGGTATCCCTACAGATAAGATCGAGAAGATTTTTGAAACCTTTGAACAGGCAGAAGAGAGTACCACCATGAACTTTGGAGGTACAGGGCTTGGGCTCTCTATTGTTAAAAATCTGGCTCGTCTGAAAGGTGGTGTATTGACTGTTGATAGTTGCGAAGGCCAGGGAAGTACTTTCTGTTTTGTCAATTGGTATGAAGTCCTGCAGGATGTTCCAGAGCCGAAAGAGAAACATCTGGACAAACTTTTACCTTTTACCAATGTAAGAATTCTGGTTGCCGAAGATAACCCGATTAACAAATTCCTGATCATTAAGATTATGAAAGACTGGGAGGTGATTGCCGATTTTGCTGAAAACGGACAGGAGGTACTGGATAAACTCAGAGACAACAATTACGATCTTATTCTGATGGATACCTTTATGCCAGTAATGAGCGGACTGGAAGCAACGAAACTGATCAGAAATGATTATATACCAGGTAAAAAAGATATTCCTATTATCACTTTTTCAGCAGCAGTTATGGAAAATGATAAAAAAGCAGCAATTGATGCCGGTGCAAACGATGTGTTGAGTAAACCTTTTGAACTTCGCTTATTACATGAAAAAATCACCCATTTTGTGGATAAGAAAGCATTAATGCTTTAA
- a CDS encoding protein-glutamate O-methyltransferase CheR — protein sequence MPAGNPEDIISYEELESLTNFIYNIHGFDFSDYSAASLKRRVTRIMQLQQLSLFELRTLLTNDHDYFEYFLIEVTVNVTEMFRDPVFYKSVAEHVIPYLRSYQRIKVWNAGCSTGEELYSFAILFAEQHLYERSFFYGTDINADVLEFAKNGIYDLQKMKHYSENYQKTGALHTLADYYTARYGAASINHSLKKNMLFSAHNLASDGVFNEFQLISCRNVLIYFNTALQKKVIDLFYNSLANFGFLCLGSKETLRSSEIGRFRVVDKKNNIYQKIA from the coding sequence ATGCCCGCAGGAAACCCGGAAGATATAATCAGCTATGAAGAGCTGGAAAGCCTCACTAATTTCATCTACAATATTCATGGATTTGACTTTAGTGATTACTCTGCCGCCTCGCTCAAAAGAAGAGTGACAAGAATTATGCAATTACAACAACTAAGTTTGTTTGAATTACGTACATTATTAACTAATGACCATGACTACTTTGAATATTTTCTGATTGAAGTTACCGTGAACGTAACCGAAATGTTCAGGGACCCGGTTTTTTATAAATCTGTTGCTGAACATGTCATTCCTTACCTGAGATCTTATCAAAGGATTAAAGTATGGAATGCGGGTTGTTCAACAGGAGAAGAACTTTATTCATTTGCGATTCTGTTTGCTGAACAGCATCTATATGAACGGAGTTTTTTCTACGGAACTGACATTAATGCTGATGTTTTAGAGTTTGCTAAAAATGGGATATACGACTTGCAGAAGATGAAACATTATTCAGAGAACTATCAGAAAACCGGGGCATTACATACCCTTGCAGATTATTATACGGCACGGTACGGAGCAGCATCAATTAATCATTCTTTAAAAAAGAATATGTTATTTTCAGCACACAACCTGGCATCGGACGGAGTCTTTAATGAGTTTCAGTTGATATCATGCCGTAATGTGCTGATTTACTTCAATACGGCTCTTCAAAAAAAGGTGATTGACCTTTTTTACAATAGTTTAGCTAACTTTGGCTTTCTTTGTTTAGGCTCCAAAGAAACACTGAGAAGTTCAGAAATTGGCCGTTTCAGGGTCGTGGATAAAAAAAACAATATTTACCAAAAAATAGCATAA
- the pth gene encoding aminoacyl-tRNA hydrolase, whose protein sequence is MKYLIVGLGNIGSEYVGTRHNIGFEIADELVKQLGGSFSNIRLAYYSEVSWKGKKLHVIKPTTYMNLSGRAVNYWMQELNIPLENVLVIVDDIALPLGKLRLKLKGSSAGHNGLKSIEASCGSQDYPRLRFGVSDNFAKGRQADYVLGGFDKDELPELPALVERSVALIQSFVTAGPAHTMTAFNK, encoded by the coding sequence ATGAAATATTTGATAGTTGGGCTGGGAAATATAGGATCAGAGTACGTGGGTACCAGACATAATATAGGATTTGAAATTGCAGATGAACTGGTTAAACAGCTTGGAGGTTCCTTTTCTAATATACGTTTAGCTTATTATTCAGAAGTATCCTGGAAGGGCAAAAAACTGCATGTAATCAAACCAACTACCTATATGAATTTAAGTGGAAGAGCAGTCAATTACTGGATGCAGGAATTGAATATTCCACTGGAAAATGTGTTGGTTATTGTAGATGATATTGCACTTCCGCTAGGCAAGCTGAGACTCAAATTAAAAGGGAGCAGTGCCGGACATAACGGGTTGAAAAGTATAGAAGCCAGCTGCGGAAGCCAGGATTATCCAAGATTACGTTTTGGCGTAAGTGATAATTTTGCAAAGGGCAGACAAGCTGATTATGTGCTGGGTGGATTTGATAAAGATGAGTTACCTGAATTGCCTGCATTGGTTGAAAGAAGTGTAGCACTGATCCAGAGTTTTGTAACTGCAGGGCCAGCGCATACCATGACTGCTTTTAATAAATAA
- a CDS encoding 50S ribosomal protein L25/general stress protein Ctc, which yields MKIIAISGSPRENVGKRDAKELRYEGKVPAVLYGGKEQAHFAVVITELKDAIYTPEANFLEIDINGTKTKAIIKELQFHPLTDVLLHVDFLQLFDDKEIVMEIPVRLEGTSPGVKMGGKLVQKLRKLRVKSFPKDMPQVVDVSIAKLEVGNLFRVRDLAKAAYTITNTPEDTIVSVGMSRALKQAEQQAGKK from the coding sequence ATGAAAATAATCGCAATTAGCGGTTCTCCAAGAGAGAACGTAGGGAAACGCGATGCTAAAGAGCTTCGCTATGAAGGTAAAGTTCCTGCAGTATTGTATGGTGGTAAAGAACAAGCACATTTTGCTGTAGTGATTACAGAATTAAAAGATGCTATTTACACTCCTGAAGCAAACTTTTTAGAAATTGATATCAATGGTACAAAAACCAAAGCAATCATAAAAGAGTTACAATTTCACCCATTAACAGACGTATTATTACACGTAGATTTTCTTCAGTTATTTGATGACAAAGAAATCGTTATGGAAATTCCGGTAAGATTAGAAGGAACTTCTCCAGGTGTTAAAATGGGTGGTAAATTAGTTCAGAAATTACGTAAACTTCGTGTTAAATCTTTCCCGAAAGATATGCCACAAGTTGTTGACGTTAGTATTGCTAAATTAGAAGTAGGTAATTTATTCCGTGTACGTGACCTTGCAAAAGCAGCATACACTATTACTAACACTCCAGAAGATACAATCGTTTCTGTTGGTATGTCAAGAGCTCTTAAACAAGCTGAACAACAAGCAGGTAAAAAATAA